GATGGATCATCTCCTGAACGGAGATATCTTTTAAAACGATATCCAAACCTAATCCAAAAAGTACAGAACCGACTACTATCGTTGAGAGATAAACGGCTAATGAAGTTTTTCCAAGCATCTCTTTGACAACACCGATAGTGACAGTATTGGTCGCCGGTCCTGCACTTAAAAATACAAAAGCCGCTCCGGGTGAAACACCTGCGAGCATAAGTCCTGCAGCGATAGGCAATGAAGCTGTCGCACAAACATACATAGGCACGGCAATAATAATCACTATAATATAAGACAACCAAGTATATTCAAGGAGTATTTCACTTAAATTTTGGGGAATAGCTACCGTAATTAGAGCCCCTACCAAAAGTCCTACCAATAATGACGGGGCAATATCACCAAGCAAGGTAACAAATGCATACCTGAACATCCCTTTTATCGAAAACTTTGTTTTTTGAGTATTAGAAGAGGATGAACAACAACTCCCGCTACTGCAACAGCTTTGAACTTCTGCAGTCTTTTGTATTGTCTGCGGATTAAGAGAGAAACTTGCCGTCTTCGCCTCTGCTTGTGTTGTAAAAAGCTCTTTTTTGGTATAGAAATTTGCAATGATTCCGGCAATGATCGAAATAATTACCGAAGTGATAACACGATAAATCGTAAAAGCCCATCCAAACATCCCGTAAGTGGCCAAGATCGAATCTACTCCCGTAATCGGTGTCGAGATCAAAAACGAGAGTACCGAGCCGTTACTAGCTCCGCTTTTTTTAAGACTTGCGGCAAGAGGGATGACACCGCAGGAACATACAGGCAGAGGAATTCCAAAAACTGCCGCTTTTATAACGGAACCTATAGAGTTTTTGCCTAAATGATTTTTTACAATTGTTTCAGGAACTACTTCATGTAAAAAACCGGCAAAGATAAGCCCAAATAAAATATACGGAGCCATCTCATTGCTCAGTTCAAATAAAGTAGTAAAAAAAAGTGTCAAAAACTCCATCAATTTCCTTTAAAAATTTATGTTAAAATTCAAAATTACAACATCATATTTTAAAAACAGTAAAGGCTTCCTTATGAATTTAGAGGTATTTGATTTTTTTAGCAAACTAGAACCAAAGACAAAAGAGTACCTCAAGATGAGACTCCATCCCATAGAGGTACCTGAGAATACAACTCTTTTTTTTCAAGATGATATCTGTGACAGTATCTTATTTTTAACTTCGGGAGAAATAGAACTTGTAAAGCATATAGACGAAAATGAAACAAAGCAACTGTATACTCTTAAAGCAGGAGAACAATGCATCGTAAATATTGCTTCAACTCTTTCGCAAACTCCGGCTCTAGCAAGTGCTACGACAACAACACCGATTGAGGGTTATATCATCGATATGTACTCTTTAAAAGATCTAATGAGAATGAGTGAAGTGTATCAAGGTTATGTGTTTTCACTTTACAAGGTAGAATGCTAATTTGTCATTTTTTAGTTTTTTCGTTATAATTCCAGTTCAAAATTTTTACAGAAAGTGGGTGATGTGATATGCCAGGTATTATGCTACGCACAGATGATAATTTTGATGCAGCTTATAGACGTTTCAAAAAGCAGACTGACCGTAACCTTATCGTTACTGAAGCTCGTGCTCGTCGTTTCCACGAAACTGAAACTGAAAAGCGTAAAAAATTCAAAATTGCATCTCGCAAGAAAATGCTTAAACGTCTTTATATGATGAGACGTTACGAATCACGCCTGTAATATAAGCCTTCGGGCTTATATACCTCTAAAAACCTTTTAATTTTCCCCTAACATTATAATCAACATTCAAACTTCAACTTTTAAAGATTGTACTTTTTATATAACTGTAGTTTCCATCTTCTTTAGATATATCACCATATCTTCAAACTCATCACCTAGTTCGCAGCGTATATCATTTATGTGAGCATCAATAAATGTCGGTGTAAATTCAACTTGAGACAGCGGTACAAGGGTCTCAAATGTTATCCCCAACTGATCAAAACAGTAGTCAAAGTCTGTGATCTCTTCTTGATTAGCAATCTCAATAGCATGAGTAATTGCCTGTATATTAAGTCTCATCACTAAAAGCTGTATCTCTTGCTCTGATAAATTTTCAAGAGCACTTGCCAAACCATTGATGATATAATCATATATGATTCTAGATAGTACGATCTGTCTTTTAGTTTTTAATGACAATTCTTCCATTGGATCACTTTATTGTTAAAATCTTCCCGTAATTTCGTTATACATATCAAGTGCATAACGGTCGCTCAGTCCCGCTATATAATCAGCTACAACACGATGTTTTTTTCTCTCTTGTAATTGCTCGTAATAAAACTTAGGCAACATTTTCGGCTCTTCCATAAGCCCTTTGTACAAGCCTTTAATTGCCTGTGAACCCGCATACATCTTACGGACGATGTCTTTATGCTCATACATCTTTACATGAAGCAGTTTTTTTAGTTTTTTGATCTTTGTTTCAAGCTCTTTTTCATACCCTATAGGAAACTCTTCCTTATCTTCTACTCTTTGCTGTGAATATTCAAGAAGTGAATACACAAGGTGATTGATCATGTGTGAGCTGAATCTATAACGAAACATTTCGTCATTTTCACTACCAACCCCTTCTTGTGCAACTTTTTCAAGTATTTCACATACCAGTTCACTCTCTTTTAAATCATCAAAAGAGATAAGTCCTGAATGAACTCCGTCGTCAATATCATGACTGATATACGCAATCTCGTCCGCACGGTCAACAATCATAGCTTCATATGTAGGATGTTTTTCAAGATCAAAGTATTTATCTACCACATCCGGGATAAAAGATTTTCTATAAGGATAGGAATGTTTCAATATTCCTTCTAGAGTTGCAAATGTCAAGTTAAGCCCGTCAAAATTTTTATAACGTTTTTCTAACTTGGTAACAACTCGAAAACTTTGAAAGTTGTGTTCAAAACCGTTATTAAAACCGTCAGCTTTTAAACACTCATCTAAAGTATCACCGCCGACATGTCCAAAAGGAGTATGACCGAGATCGTGTGAAAGAGCTATAGCTTCTGCTAAAGATTCATTGAGTCCAAGTTCTGAGGTGATTGATCGGGCAATTTGAGAGACCTCGATCGAATGAGTGAGGCGAGTACGGAAAAAATCACCTTCGTGATTTAAAAATACCTGCGTTTTGTATTCTAGTTTTCTAAAGCTGCCAGAGTGGATAATTCTATCCCTGTCTCTGGCAAAGGGATTTCTAAAATCTTTGTCGATCTTATAAAATCTGTCTGTGAGTTCCATTACGCTTTTTTAATAAACTCTGTTTTTAAGAATATTTTTGTTCCGTTTACACGTCCTTCGATGTGTGTAGGATCATTAGGAGCAAGTGCAATTCTAGTAACTGTTGTACCGCGTTTTGCAGTAAATCCGGCACCTTTAACCTCTAAGTCTTTCATAATTACAATACTGTCACCGGCATGCAGTTCAACACCGTTACAGTCTTTATAAACTAACTTGTTAGCTTCTGCATTGATCGCTTGATCAGCCAGTTTTTGCTCTTCCTCTTCTAGATACATCATATCAACCATATCTTGACGTCCAAGTTTGTTTAGTAAAATGTAGCTAAGAACTTTCACTGCCGATGTTTCGCTCCACATAGAGTCATTTAGGCAGTTAAAGTGGTTATCATCTAGATCACCACTCTCAATCTGTCCTTTACAAGTAGCACACACGTATACGCTTTGTTCTTCACTACCGTCACTAACAGGTAGTTCCATTAACGTTACGTCTTCATTACTTCCACATAATTCACATACTTCGCTTCTTGCCATATTTTTTATTCTCCCGTCTTATCAAATTCTATATCTTTATTCGATACTTTTTTATCTTCACTAACTTTATGAAATGCCTTGTCGGCCTCTTCTTCGTTATATGCTCTACACTCTTGAGGGATCTCGCCGCTTTCTGTATTTACCTTATCACACATAGTACCTGTCACTGTAAAGTACGAACAGCCACTAAAAAAAAGTAATCCTAAAAGAAGTAATTTAACCATAATTTTTCCTATTTATTTTTTACAATGAGATCAATATATTTTTTCGGAGTAGCAGCTTTCATTGCCTCAGCTAACCATCTGATTTGAAAGTATGCCGCACCACTGTCTCTTAAAGTAAAATAGTTTTTCAAACTTCTTAAGTTAAATGTTACAACCATATCAACTTTCACGTTGTCAGAGATGATATGTTTAAAGGCATCCCCTACATTGCGCTTTTTCTTTCCTGCTTCTAATGCTTCGTAAAGCTTCTGTGCATCACTGCTAAACTCTTCAATAAAACCTAAAGAGCTCTTTGCAACAGCAATAGAAAGAAAATCTTCCACTTTTTTTGATTGAAACAATAATTTGTCATACATAGCACCGATCTCTAAACGATTGTAGTCTTCATCAGCTGTTACAAACATATCATAAGAAAGTACTTTTTGGATAAAAAATTCTTTGTCCCCACCGTAAAGTGAAGCTACAAATGCATTAATAATGCTGCTCATCGTGTAACGAGTACTTCTTACACTAATTGCTTGAAGTCTGTGTCTCGCATGTTCTTGTAAAACACCTCGGCTTGTTCCCCTAACTAAGTAAGAGAGATTAGCATGTTCTAAAATAGAATGGTGGAAATAGGTCCACGCCAGATCATCAAGTAAAGCAGAATCTTCAATAGTGTTGAGCTCATCTTTCATGCTCTCATCCGGTAAGATGTTGCGTATAGATTTAATAACCTCGTTTTCACTGTTTTCAAAGCTATCGTAACATGTCCTCGCTGCCGCTTCAGCTACTCCTATACCGGTATCCTGTAGAAGCACTACCTCAGGTTTTGTATATTTGATCCCGTAAATCTCTTCCATTCTTCATATCCTCAAACATGCGATGGTGTATTCTACTATAATAAATATTAAATTATTTAACGACACCGTTGAGAATCGGAACAAAATCACAATCCTCCAATTCCTCTTCGATAATCCGCTCACCCCTTTTCATAAAACGGGTAATTACTTGCTTGTTTCCTTTTTGCATCGGAGCGACCAAAATCCCGTCATCTGCAAGTTGATCAAAAAGTTTTGCAGGGATCTCTTTAGCCGTCGCCGAAAATAAAATACGGTCATAAGGTGCATACTGAATCCAGCCATTTTGCCCGTCATCCGTGCGTGCATGAATATTATTAAGTCCCAGATCACGAAAACGCTTTTTAGCTTCGAGGATCAAACTCTCAATTCTCTCGATCGTAAAAACACCGCGAAAAAGATGTGAGAGAACAGCTGCTTGATATCCGCTTCCGCAACCCACTTCTAAAACTCTGTCAGCACCTCTAGGAATAAGATATTCCGTCATTTTTGCAACTGTCAATGGAGAACTTATGTATTGATTAGAACCTATCGGTAACGCATCTAATTTATATGCATTATGACGGAATCCCATTGGAACAAATGCTTCCCTATCTGTTAAAGCTATTGCTTTTTTCACATCCTCATCTAAACCGCCGATTTTTGCATCGCAATCCTCAGCCAACTTTGCCGTTTTTGTTGCCTTTATCCTGTCTAACACCTATTTTATTCCTACATCCAAATATCGTCTCATTATTGAGATCTCTTTTTTCTTATACTCTTGCTCTAAGCAAGGCGTATTCCCGTTTCTACTCTCTATTCCCTGTGGCGTAATTATCCCGCTTAATGCACTGCAGGCATATTCTGCGGAATCACTTGCACAAACATAACACTGATTGATAATTGCTAATGTTTGCGTAAGAGCTCTAAAGTGTTCACTTCTGGATTTACCCCACCAAGCTGGGATTGCAATAACATCTGCACCCTCACATTTTTGCCATAATTCTTTAAAGCGAAGCTCAAAACAAATGAGCAATGCAAGTTTTACCCCTGCAATTTCGATAATCTCAAAATCATCATCGCTTCCCTCTTGCATATACTTATGCTCATCACCTAACTTAAAAAGTCTTGCTTTTGCCCTTTGGTATACTAACTCACCGTTAGCAAATACCTTTGCCATATTAAATACTTGACCTTCAATGAGTTCTAACATAGTAAGGATAACAATCTTGTTTTGTGAGTGTTTTTGAATTTGAGATGTAAAATATGAAGCGCTTGCAACAGCATGATCTAAATTATCATAATCAAATCCTGTAAGACACACTTCCGGTGCTGTCACTAAAGAGTTTTCTTCTATATTTTTGAGCTGCTGTAAAAACTCTTCAAGATTTTTTTCATAATCTGAAGAGGTTTTTAATGAGAGAGTTACGAGATTTTTTACTTGCAAGTTTTAGAAATCGTCATCAAATGTCAAACTACCTTTTGAATAGTTTGTAACATTTCCTTCAAAGAAGTTTGTTTTTTGATCATTAAATCTTGAGAAATCATCTACCCATTTGATTGGATTTTCTACATTGTAAAGTTTTTCAAATCCAACAGACACAAGTCTGTCATCTGCTAAGAACTTAATATACTGCTCAACAATAGCGTCAGTTAAACCTAGAATCTGTCCCTGAGTTATGTATTTACCCCATTCGACTTCAAGCTCTACCGCTTGTTTAAACATCTCAATCACTTCCGCTTTTAGTGTTTCTGTAAAAAGATCAGGACGTTCTTTTCTAAGTGTATTGATAAGGTTTTTAAATAAAGCCAAGTGAGTTACTTCATCACGTTGAATAAAACGGATCATTTGCGCTGAACCTAACATTTTTCCTGAACGTGCAAGTGTATAGATATATGTAAAACCACTATAGAAATAAATACCTTCTAAGATTTGGTTAGCAAAACAC
This window of the Sulfurimonas sp. C5 genome carries:
- a CDS encoding cyclic nucleotide-binding domain-containing protein, translating into MNLEVFDFFSKLEPKTKEYLKMRLHPIEVPENTTLFFQDDICDSILFLTSGEIELVKHIDENETKQLYTLKAGEQCIVNIASTLSQTPALASATTTTPIEGYIIDMYSLKDLMRMSEVYQGYVFSLYKVEC
- a CDS encoding protein-L-isoaspartate(D-aspartate) O-methyltransferase, with the translated sequence MLDRIKATKTAKLAEDCDAKIGGLDEDVKKAIALTDREAFVPMGFRHNAYKLDALPIGSNQYISSPLTVAKMTEYLIPRGADRVLEVGCGSGYQAAVLSHLFRGVFTIERIESLILEAKKRFRDLGLNNIHARTDDGQNGWIQYAPYDRILFSATAKEIPAKLFDQLADDGILVAPMQKGNKQVITRFMKRGERIIEEELEDCDFVPILNGVVK
- a CDS encoding SO_0444 family Cu/Zn efflux transporter is translated as MEFLTLFFTTLFELSNEMAPYILFGLIFAGFLHEVVPETIVKNHLGKNSIGSVIKAAVFGIPLPVCSCGVIPLAASLKKSGASNGSVLSFLISTPITGVDSILATYGMFGWAFTIYRVITSVIISIIAGIIANFYTKKELFTTQAEAKTASFSLNPQTIQKTAEVQSCCSSGSCCSSSSNTQKTKFSIKGMFRYAFVTLLGDIAPSLLVGLLVGALITVAIPQNLSEILLEYTWLSYIIVIIIAVPMYVCATASLPIAAGLMLAGVSPGAAFVFLSAGPATNTVTIGVVKEMLGKTSLAVYLSTIVVGSVLFGLGLDIVLKDISVQEMIHLHEEAGLLAISSSVILWGFVLYFSFKSVIKRF
- the dgt gene encoding dGTP triphosphohydrolase; the encoded protein is MELTDRFYKIDKDFRNPFARDRDRIIHSGSFRKLEYKTQVFLNHEGDFFRTRLTHSIEVSQIARSITSELGLNESLAEAIALSHDLGHTPFGHVGGDTLDECLKADGFNNGFEHNFQSFRVVTKLEKRYKNFDGLNLTFATLEGILKHSYPYRKSFIPDVVDKYFDLEKHPTYEAMIVDRADEIAYISHDIDDGVHSGLISFDDLKESELVCEILEKVAQEGVGSENDEMFRYRFSSHMINHLVYSLLEYSQQRVEDKEEFPIGYEKELETKIKKLKKLLHVKMYEHKDIVRKMYAGSQAIKGLYKGLMEEPKMLPKFYYEQLQERKKHRVVADYIAGLSDRYALDMYNEITGRF
- a CDS encoding FAD-dependent thymidylate synthase, whose amino-acid sequence is MEEIYGIKYTKPEVVLLQDTGIGVAEAAARTCYDSFENSENEVIKSIRNILPDESMKDELNTIEDSALLDDLAWTYFHHSILEHANLSYLVRGTSRGVLQEHARHRLQAISVRSTRYTMSSIINAFVASLYGGDKEFFIQKVLSYDMFVTADEDYNRLEIGAMYDKLLFQSKKVEDFLSIAVAKSSLGFIEEFSSDAQKLYEALEAGKKKRNVGDAFKHIISDNVKVDMVVTFNLRSLKNYFTLRDSGAAYFQIRWLAEAMKAATPKKYIDLIVKNK
- a CDS encoding alkylphosphonate utilization protein, which encodes MARSEVCELCGSNEDVTLMELPVSDGSEEQSVYVCATCKGQIESGDLDDNHFNCLNDSMWSETSAVKVLSYILLNKLGRQDMVDMMYLEEEEQKLADQAINAEANKLVYKDCNGVELHAGDSIVIMKDLEVKGAGFTAKRGTTVTRIALAPNDPTHIEGRVNGTKIFLKTEFIKKA
- a CDS encoding carbon-nitrogen hydrolase family protein, whose protein sequence is MQVKNLVTLSLKTSSDYEKNLEEFLQQLKNIEENSLVTAPEVCLTGFDYDNLDHAVASASYFTSQIQKHSQNKIVILTMLELIEGQVFNMAKVFANGELVYQRAKARLFKLGDEHKYMQEGSDDDFEIIEIAGVKLALLICFELRFKELWQKCEGADVIAIPAWWGKSRSEHFRALTQTLAIINQCYVCASDSAEYACSALSGIITPQGIESRNGNTPCLEQEYKKKEISIMRRYLDVGIK
- the rpsU gene encoding 30S ribosomal protein S21 translates to MPGIMLRTDDNFDAAYRRFKKQTDRNLIVTEARARRFHETETEKRKKFKIASRKKMLKRLYMMRRYESRL